In Arthrobacter sp. MN05-02, one genomic interval encodes:
- the carB gene encoding carbamoyl-phosphate synthase large chain produces MPRRTDLKSVLVIGSGPIVIGQAAEFDYSGTQALRVLREEGLRVILVNSNPATIMTDPEFADATYVEPITPDVVAKIIEKERPDALLPTLGGQTALNTAIALDKNGVLEKFGVELIGANIAAIELGEDREKFKGVVERCGAESARSAIIHSIDEALVAAEDLGYPMVVRPSFTMGGLGSGLAYTEQDLRRIVGQGLQYSPTSEVLLEESILGWKEYELEMMRDKNDNVVVVCSIENVDPVGVHTGDSITVAPALTLTDREYQRLRDISIAVIREVGVDTGGCNIQFAVEPDTGRVVVIEMNPRVSRSSALASKATGFAIAKIATKLSLGYTLDEIPNDITLKTPASFEPTLDYVVVKVPRFAFEKFPAADPTLTTTMKSVGEAMAMGRNFTEALQKALRSLEQKGSQLSFAPVAAEDVDTLVEAARRPTTERLSQVQRALLGGASVERLYEATGIDPWFLDQLVLLNEVAEEVRSAPNLTEDVLRHAKRHGFSDEQIGLLTSTPDAVVRGVRHALGIRPVFKTVDTCAAEFAAYTPYHYSSYDEEDEVEQHEKPSVIILGSGPNRIGQGIEFDYSCVHATMALREAGYETVMVNCNPETVSTDYDISTRLYFEPLTLEDVLEVIAAEQRTGGVLGVFVQLGGQTPLKLAQELADAGIPILGTSPEAIDLAEHRGAFSRVLDAGGLIAPKNGTAVSFEDARTIADDIGYPVLVRPSYVLGGRGMEIVYDEANLSRYITNATEITEAHPVLIDRFLEDAIEIDVDALYDGTEMYLGGIMEHIEEAGIHSGDSACVLPPITLGADVLQRVREATLAIAEGVGVRGLINIQFALASDVLYVLEANPRASRTVPFVSKATGVQLAKGAALIGTGVTIAELRGERGLLPARGDGGSLPLDAPVSVKEAVLPFSRFRTPEGTVVDSLLGPEMRSTGEVMGIDKYFDTAFAKSQAAANAALPVRGKVFVSVANRDKRSIIMPVKRLVDLGFEIVSTGGTADVLRRNGIQATTVRKVAEGAGEGRGTVVDLITEGGIDMIINTPSGGQARGDGYEIRAAATSYGLPVITTIPEVGAAVQAIEAMRSYEWSVTSLQEHAANLRASTEARDAS; encoded by the coding sequence ATGCCCCGCAGAACCGACCTCAAGAGCGTCCTGGTCATCGGCTCAGGGCCGATCGTCATCGGTCAGGCCGCCGAATTCGACTACTCGGGCACCCAGGCGCTGCGCGTCCTGCGCGAGGAGGGCCTCCGCGTCATCCTCGTGAACTCGAACCCCGCCACGATCATGACCGACCCCGAGTTCGCGGACGCCACCTACGTGGAGCCGATCACGCCCGACGTCGTCGCGAAGATCATCGAGAAGGAGCGCCCGGACGCCCTGCTGCCGACCCTCGGCGGGCAGACGGCCCTGAACACGGCCATCGCCCTCGACAAGAACGGCGTCCTGGAGAAGTTCGGCGTCGAGCTGATCGGTGCGAACATCGCGGCCATCGAGCTCGGCGAGGACCGCGAGAAGTTCAAGGGCGTCGTCGAGCGCTGCGGTGCCGAGTCCGCCCGCTCCGCCATCATCCATTCGATCGACGAGGCCCTCGTGGCGGCGGAGGACCTGGGCTACCCGATGGTCGTCCGGCCCTCCTTCACGATGGGCGGCCTCGGTTCCGGACTCGCGTACACCGAGCAGGACCTCCGCCGGATCGTCGGCCAGGGCCTGCAGTACAGCCCCACGAGCGAGGTCCTCCTCGAGGAGAGCATCCTCGGCTGGAAGGAGTACGAGCTCGAGATGATGCGCGACAAGAACGACAACGTCGTGGTCGTCTGCTCCATCGAGAACGTCGATCCCGTGGGCGTGCACACCGGCGACTCCATCACCGTGGCCCCGGCCCTCACGCTCACCGACCGCGAGTACCAGCGCCTGCGCGACATCTCGATCGCCGTCATCCGCGAGGTCGGCGTCGACACGGGCGGCTGCAACATCCAGTTCGCCGTCGAGCCGGACACCGGGCGCGTCGTCGTCATCGAGATGAACCCGCGCGTCTCGCGGTCCTCCGCGCTGGCGTCGAAGGCCACGGGCTTCGCGATCGCCAAGATCGCCACGAAGCTCTCCCTCGGCTACACGCTCGACGAGATCCCGAACGACATCACCCTGAAGACCCCCGCCTCGTTCGAGCCGACGCTCGACTACGTCGTGGTCAAGGTGCCGCGCTTCGCGTTCGAGAAGTTCCCCGCCGCCGATCCCACGCTCACCACCACCATGAAGTCCGTCGGCGAGGCCATGGCCATGGGCCGCAACTTCACCGAGGCGCTCCAGAAGGCACTGCGCTCGCTCGAGCAGAAGGGCTCCCAGCTCTCCTTCGCGCCCGTCGCGGCGGAGGACGTCGACACCCTCGTCGAGGCGGCGAGGCGCCCCACCACCGAGCGCCTCTCGCAGGTGCAGCGCGCGCTGCTCGGCGGTGCGAGCGTGGAGCGGCTGTACGAGGCCACGGGGATCGACCCGTGGTTCCTCGACCAGCTCGTGCTGCTCAACGAGGTGGCGGAGGAGGTGCGCTCGGCGCCGAACCTGACGGAGGACGTGCTGCGGCACGCCAAGCGCCACGGCTTCTCCGACGAGCAGATCGGGTTGCTGACCTCCACCCCCGACGCCGTGGTGCGCGGTGTCCGGCACGCCCTCGGCATCCGCCCGGTCTTCAAGACGGTGGACACGTGCGCCGCGGAGTTCGCCGCCTACACGCCGTACCACTACTCGTCCTACGACGAGGAGGACGAGGTGGAGCAGCACGAGAAGCCCTCGGTCATCATCCTCGGCTCCGGACCGAACCGGATCGGCCAGGGGATCGAGTTCGACTACTCGTGCGTCCACGCCACCATGGCGCTGCGCGAGGCCGGCTACGAGACGGTCATGGTCAACTGCAACCCCGAGACGGTCTCCACCGACTACGACATCTCCACGCGCCTGTACTTCGAGCCGCTGACCCTGGAGGACGTCCTGGAGGTCATCGCCGCGGAGCAGCGCACGGGTGGCGTGCTCGGCGTGTTCGTGCAGCTCGGCGGCCAGACCCCGCTCAAGCTCGCCCAGGAACTGGCCGACGCCGGCATCCCGATCCTCGGCACGTCGCCGGAGGCCATCGACCTCGCCGAGCACCGCGGGGCCTTCAGCCGCGTCCTCGACGCGGGCGGGCTCATCGCACCGAAGAACGGCACCGCGGTGTCCTTCGAGGACGCCAGGACGATCGCCGACGACATCGGCTACCCCGTCCTCGTCCGTCCGTCCTACGTGCTGGGCGGCCGCGGCATGGAGATCGTCTACGACGAGGCCAACCTCTCCCGCTACATCACGAACGCCACGGAGATCACCGAGGCGCACCCCGTGCTGATCGACCGCTTCCTCGAGGACGCCATCGAGATCGACGTCGACGCCCTGTACGACGGCACGGAGATGTACCTCGGCGGGATCATGGAGCACATCGAGGAGGCCGGGATCCACTCCGGCGACTCGGCGTGCGTGCTGCCGCCCATCACCCTCGGCGCCGACGTCCTGCAGCGCGTCCGCGAGGCGACACTCGCGATCGCCGAAGGCGTCGGTGTCCGCGGACTCATCAACATCCAGTTCGCCCTCGCCTCGGACGTGCTCTACGTCCTCGAGGCGAACCCGCGCGCCTCGCGGACCGTGCCCTTCGTGTCGAAGGCCACGGGCGTGCAGCTCGCGAAGGGCGCGGCGCTCATCGGGACCGGCGTGACCATCGCCGAGCTCCGCGGCGAGCGCGGCCTGCTGCCCGCCCGGGGCGACGGCGGATCCCTGCCGCTGGACGCCCCGGTGTCCGTCAAGGAGGCCGTCCTGCCGTTCAGCCGCTTCCGCACGCCGGAGGGCACCGTGGTGGACTCGCTGCTGGGCCCGGAGATGCGCTCGACGGGCGAGGTGATGGGGATCGACAAGTACTTCGACACCGCCTTCGCCAAGAGCCAGGCCGCGGCCAACGCGGCCCTGCCCGTTCGCGGCAAGGTCTTCGTCTCCGTGGCGAACCGCGACAAGCGGTCCATCATCATGCCGGTGAAGCGCCTCGTGGACCTCGGCTTCGAGATCGTCTCGACGGGCGGCACCGCGGACGTCCTCCGCCGCAACGGCATCCAGGCGACCACGGTCCGCAAGGTCGCCGAGGGAGCGGGCGAGGGCCGGGGCACGGTCGTCGACCTCATCACCGAGGGCGGCATCGACATGATCATCAACACGCCCTCGGGCGGCCAGGCACGCGGCGACGGCTACGAGATCCGCGCGGCCGCGACCTCCTACGGGCTGCCGGTGATCACCACCATCCCCGAGGTGGGGGCCGCCGTCCAGGCGATCGAGGCCATGCGCTCCTACGAGTGGTCGGTGACGAGCCTCCAGGAACACGCCGCCAACCTGCGCGCGTCGACCGAGGCCCGCGATGCCTCCTGA